AGCAGTGCACACAGTAGAGCCAGCAGCTGCAGCACCCAGTGGCAGCGTGCCCGGCCCTTCCGTGACAGGGAGCGCAGCAACGAACTCTCAGGAGAGAACACCAATAGTGCCTCGGTCATCAGGAAGGAGAACTGAGGAGACGGAGAAGGAAACTCAAGTGAGGGTGCTgtcccagcaaaaaaaaaataagagggctTTAGATGATCCTCTTAGTTGTCAGTGCACCTGAGCTGATTCCCCTTCTTAATTTTCTCCCCAGCAAAACTACCCATTTAGTGGGGCAGAACATCTTCCTTAAATAGTCAGTGACAGATACCTCTTCACACATCTTCCTAGATGCAATTCTGAAATGTCATCTCTGTTGTTACCTAGCAAACAAGGTCTGAGATGTAGCACTTATAAATGATTCAAAACCTTTGTTTCTCTCCCATGGGGATGTATGGATACAATTTCTTGGCAAGAGCTGACCACATGGGTGCACTGTTTCAGGGAAAATAAGACACATATCACCACAAACTTAAGGTAAAAAGGGTCATCCAAATGCAATTTCTCAGCTTCCTGCCTGGAGATGGGAGAAGTCTCATTTGTGTTTAAACCTTCCCATTTAtcctaggttttttgtttgtttgtttttgatgtatatgtggtactggggattgaaccctggagaACTATGTCAagcacttttaatttatttttttgttttgagatagggtttgtCTCAGTTGccaagattggccttgaacttgcaatcctcttgtctcagcctccccagtagctaggattacaggtatacaccaccacacccagctatacTGGGTCTCAAATACTATGATTCAAGTCAGGAACATATCCGGACAAGAGTTGAAGCATGCAACTCCTCCAAATAGACACTAAATGTCCACAAGGAGTCAAAGGCTATCAGGGTCACCACCCATACCCATGCTCCCACCCATGAGAGCTGCCCATACCCACTACTTACAGCCAGAGACATAAGCACAGGGTGCCAGGAAAACAGGCCTGGAATGAGAAGAGGAGTCCTCAtggggctgaggcaagaagaaaCCAGCAATACCAATCCCTACAGGTTGAGGAATAAGGGCAGCCCATCACCTAAGAAGGTGCTGCCAAAATGTGAGCCGCGCCCCGCTAGCTGCAGCAAGCTGATTCCACACCTGTTCTCTCTTCCTAGACCACAGGCCATGCATGCTTGccactcctctctctccttcccccagcACCTCCCAAGAGGTGCACCAAGACAAGAAAAAGGATAACCATGGGCTCTATGGGGCTTGGCCAAGCTGTCAGAGCCCCCACCCATGTTTCATCCAGAGTATCATCCCTTCTACACAAAATATTcctcagccagccagccctgTTCCCAAGAGTTAGGCCCAAGGCTTCCTACTGCCCTTGCTCCCCCAGGAAAAGTTGCCTTTCCTTTCCCAGAAGTCAACTATGAATTCTACTTACTGGAACCAGGCCTGGCGAGCACAGCCACAAAGATGGTAAAGCCCAGGGCCACAAGGTGGGCTGCAGCCCCAGAAGCAGTGCGCAGAGCTCGGTAGATGTGCGACTCGGTCTCCACAGAAAGGGCCATGGTCAGTTAGGCCGGTAGCTGTAGCCTGAAAACAAAGTAGCATTGGCAAGGGTCGGGTGCCCCAGTAGGACAGTTCCACACCTCTCGCTGGAAGAAGAGTTGCAGGGCAAGAATGCCACCCTCTTCCAAGAAGTTATGGTAGGAAAAAACAGACCAAGACCAGTACCGGAAATAGTCACAACTGGCCAGGAGAGGACTGGCAGCCCCGTCAGGATCTACCTGCATCTAAATTGGTATTGATCTCTAGCCCACTTTTCAGGTAGGATACGCAAGGCCACATAAGACTACAAATTCCAGCATGCATCACCCTGTCGCTGGTGGGAACGCCAGGTGGGAGCGCGTGAAGCACTGCGGGAATTGTAGTTCCCAGATGTGTCCCACTTACAGCCTGAATCCCTTCGTGCAGTGCTCCCCACCAAGTGCCGCTAGCACGCTGTCCCTTCATGCTAGGAATCTGCCTACCTCACTTGCAGCGCCGATCAGACGTGGTGGTTTCCTCCAAAAAAATGCTGGATAACCAGGACCCTACCGCGCACGCCGCCGCTCCGTCGCGGAGCCGCTTCACTTCCGGGTGCGACATCTACCCACCCGGGACTTCCTGGGAAGAGCCCCCCCAAGCCCCGCCTCTGAATCTCGCTACGCAGACTCTACTGAGCAGACAGCCTctcgagtgtgtgtgtgtgtgtgtgtgtgtgtgtgtgtgtgtgcgcgcgtgcgcgcgcgcgcacgacTGCATGACACAGTGGCCCAGGCCTCAGGGCTGTTTTCTGACCAGTGTTCCCAAGAATAGGGGTGTCTCCGCGCGAACGACAAGGAGCTACGGACCCAGGACTCGCTAGCGCCATGGGCAGCAGCTGCCGCATCGAATGCATATTCTTCAGCGAGTTCCACCCCACGCTGGGACCAAAGATCACCTATCAGGTGCTGCCCGGGCTCGCGATACTAGGCGGGGAGAGGGACACTCTCGGGAGCTCAGCTGACTGACATAGCACTGAATCCCCTTGCTGCACGCGGGTATCTCTATCCATTCCCGGATAACCATGAATAGAAAGGATAACAGACCCAGGTCCCCCGGCTCCTGTTGTGATGAAGGAAACATACTATGTCACATGAGCCGTGCTTTGGGGAAATCCAATTGTAAGGTTCAGGGGAGGTGTCAGGTCCCATGGAAGGTGGGGGTGAGTGGTCTGAGAGAATTCCTGGATTGGAACTTAAATGATGCATAGCAAATTAGATGATGGAGGAAAGTGTTCCAAGTATAGGGAGCAACAAATGCAAAAGCCAAGAAGCCTGTGAGAACACAGTATGTGTTTGAAAACACCAAGGAGTGTTAGGCCTGGGTGAATGAGAGAGAGGAAAATGCTAGAGAAAAGTACTTATACCTGAAGGTGGTAATGGGTGGTGCACCTATGAATGCACCCTGTGCACTCCACCCAGTCCCAATGTCTAGTCAGGGGCTTCTTGCCACTTCCTTCCCCAGGTCCCTGAAGACTTCATCTCCAGGGAGCTGTTTGACACCGTCCAAGTGTACATCATCACCAAGCCAGAGCTACAAAACAAGCTCATcactgtgtgaggccctggctggGTGTGGGATGAACGGGTCCCAAGAGGAGGGAACAGACTTGGGGAGGCCTAACTCTGTTCCATTCATCCAGCACAGCCATGGAAAAGAAGCTGATCGGCTGCCCTGTGTGCATTGAGCACAAGAAGTATAGCCGCAATGCTCTCCTCTTCAACCTGGGGTTTGTGTGTGATGCCCAGGCCAAGACCTGTGCCCTGGAGCCCATTGTTAAAAAGCTGGCTGGCTACCTGACCACATTGGAGGTCTGCAACATGATAGGCTTGGGTGTATGGGCAGGCAAAGTTGGGAAAAGTGTTCCTATGTCTCCAAAGTCTTCTTGATCCTGACAGCTAGCTCAGGACCCAGGCAGGGCATCTAGTTAGTCAGGTGCCCTGGGGTATACCCACTATGCTGTCTATGCTCTGTCCAGCTAGAGAGCAGTTTCGTGTCCACAGAGGAGAGCAAGCAGAAGTTGGTGCCCATAATGACCATCTTACTGGAGGAGCTGAATGCTTCTGGCCGGTGCACTCTACCCATTGGTATGACCCAGCCTCTGCAAGAACAACAGAAGGGGAGGTATGGGAAAGTGGCAGAAGGTGAGCACAGCCTTTGGGGGGAAAAGGACAAGACTTTTGAATAAACTGGTGGCCAGGAAATAGCCAGAGGCTGAGGTGATGTCCTGGGTACAGTACATGATGGGGCTGGGCATGGGGGGCAGCCAGCAGAGCTATCCAGCTCTGCTCCTTGTGTATATTCCTTCCCCTTTGGACCTCAGTTTCTCACTCCATAAAAGGGGAAGAATGACCCTCCTCAGAGCCACCTGCCTGCCTCAAGGGATACTGGAAAGGCTGGATGGTAATTGAGGGCCTCTCAGGAGAGATGGCACTGAGAATATGGGTGGGGTCCCCTGCAGATGAATCCAACACCATCCACTTGAAGGTGATTGAACAGCGGCCAGACCCTCCTG
This Marmota flaviventris isolate mMarFla1 chromosome 8, mMarFla1.hap1, whole genome shotgun sequence DNA region includes the following protein-coding sequences:
- the Cyb561d2 gene encoding transmembrane reductase CYB561D2 isoform X1: MALSVETESHIYRALRTASGAAAHLVALGFTIFVAVLARPGSRIGIAGFFLPQPHEDSSSHSRPVFLAPCAYVSGSPSLEFPSPSPQFSFLMTEALLVFSPESSLLRSLSRKGRARCHWVLQLLALLCALLGLGLVILHKEQLGKAHLATRHGQAGLLAVLWAGLQCSGGVGLLYPKLLPRWPLAKLKLYHATSGLVGYLLGSTSLLLGMCSLWFTATVTGGAWYLAVLCPVLTSLVIMNQVSNAYLYRKRIQP